In one window of Zingiber officinale cultivar Zhangliang chromosome 11A, Zo_v1.1, whole genome shotgun sequence DNA:
- the LOC122032702 gene encoding oligopeptide transporter 5-like — protein LCADEDEDNDCPIEQVRLTVPTTDDPSQPCLTIRTWILGIVGCVLLAFVNQFFSYRSNQLSISSVCVQILALPIGRWMARVLPPTIIRVPLLNWSFSLNPGPFTMKEHVLVTIIASSGSGGNYAVGIVTIVKAFYHRGINTMAAMLLTQTTQLLGFGWAGLFRKYLVDSPFMWWPSNLIQVSLFRALNEEERRPKGGLSRLQFFLISLGCSFAYYIVPNYLFPAIGSVSVLCLIWKNSIPIQQIGSGLRGLGVGAFAIDWATATSWLQSPIAAPPFVLVNVLAGYVILIYILMPLCYWTNIYHARRFTFLTSHLFERGGAPYDLDRILDAESFSLDVRQYESYSDIYMSTFFAISYGIGFATLTATLSHVFLFDGQYMLKLWRQATSKANEKFLDVHGRIMKANYAAVPQWWFLVILISMTALSIYACEGFGGALQLPYWGILLAIAMALFFTLPIGIIGATTNTFPGLNIITEMVIGYILPGKPMANVVFKTYGYISMSQAITFLSDFKLGHYMKIPPKSMFVAQLVGAVIANACYFGTAWWLLTSVPNICETDLLPPDTPWTCPSDSVFFSASIIWGVVGPYRMFGPGSIYVSLNYFFLIGLLAPVPVYVFHRLFPEKKWIRLINFPVIFGATGMMPPAKAINYNSWFVVGFTFNYWVFKRHKQWWGRYAYVLSAALDAGTSFMAVVAFFALGNYDIYAVNWWGGVLDDYCPLANCPTEAGAYIPDGCPQIQ, from the exons TTGTGTGCAGATGAGGACGAGGACAATGACTGCCCGATCGAGCAGGTCCGGCTGACGGTGCCGACGACCGACGATCCGTCGCAGCCATGCCTGACGATCCGCACATGGATCCTCGGCATCGTCGGCTGCGTCCTCCTCGCCTTCGTCAACCAGTTCTTTAGCTACCGCTCCAACCAGCTCTCCATATCCAGCGTCTGCGTCCAGATCCTGGCGCTGCCCATCGGCCGATGGATGGCCCGCGTCCTCCCGCCGACGATCATCAGGGTCCCTCTACTCAACTGGTCCTTCTCCCTCAACCCCGGCCCCTTCACCATGAAGGAGCACGTCCTCGTCACCATCATCGCCAGCTCCGGCTCCGGCGGTAATTACGCCGTCGGCATCGTCACCATCGTCAAGGCCTTCTACCACCGCGGCATCAACACCATGGCCGCCATGCTCCTCACTCAAACCACTCAA TTGCTGGGATTCGGTTGGGCAGGATTGTTCAGGAAATACTTGGTGGATTCTCCGTTCATGTGGTGGCCGTCGAATCTCATTCAAGTTTCCCTTTTTAG AGCATTGAATGAAGAAGAACGGCGGCCGAAGGGCGGCTTGTCGAGGCTGCAGTTCTTCCTGATCAGCTTGGGTTGCAGCTTCGCCTACTACATCGTCCCCAACTACCTTTTTCCGGCGATCGGGTCTGTGTCGGTCCTCTGCCTCATCTGGAAGAACTCGATCCCCATCCAACAGATCGGCTCCGGCCTCAGGGGCCTCGGCGTCGGCGCCTTCGCGATCGACTGGGCCACCGCCACCTCCTGGCTCCAAAGCCCCATCGCGGCGCCGCCCTTCGTCCTCGTCAACGTCCTCGCTGGCTACGTCATCCTCATCTACATCCTCATGCCGCTCTGCTACTGGACCAACATCTACCACGCCCGCCGCTTCACCTTCCTCACCTCCCACCTCTTCGAGCGCGGCGGTGCCCCCTACGACCTCGACCGCATCCTCGACGCCGAGTCCTTCTCCCTCGACGTCCGCCAGTACGAGAGCTACAGCGACATCTACATGAGCACCTTCTTTGCCATCTCCTACGGCATCGGCTTCGCCACGCTCACCGCCACCCTCTCCCACGTCTTCCTCTTCGACGGCCAGTACATGCTCAAGCTGTGGCGGCAGGCGACGTCCAAGGCGAACGAGAAGTTCCTAGACGTGCACGGGCGTATCATGAAGGCCAACTACGCCGCCGTGCCGCAGTGGTGGTTCCTCGTCATCCTCATCTCCATGACCGCCCTCTCCATCTACGCCTGCGAGGGCTTCGGCGGGGCCCTGCAGCTGCCTTACTGGGGCATCCTCCTCGCCATCGCCATGGCACTCTTCTTCACCCTCCCCATCGGCATCATCGGCGCCACCACCAACACG TTTCCCGGACTCAATATCATCACGGAGATGGTGATCGGCTACATCCTGCCGGGGAAGCCCATGGCTAACGTGGTGTTCAAGACCTACGGCTACATCAGCATGTCTCAGGCGATCACCTTCCTCAGCGACTTCAAGCTCGGCCACTACATGAAGATTCCTCCCAAATCGATGTTCGTCGCTCAACTCGTCGGCGCGGTGATCGCCAACGCCTGCTACTTCGGTACGGCGTGGTGGCTGCTCACCTCTGTTCCGAACATCTGCGAGACCGACCTGCTCCCGCCGGACACCCCGTGGACTTGCCCCAGCGACTCCGTCTTCTTCAGCGCCTCGATCATTTGGGGCGTCGTCGGTCCTTACCGGATGTTCGGGCCTGGCTCCATCTACGTCAGCCTCAACTACTTCTTCCTCATCGGGCTCCTCGCCCCTGTCCCCGTCTACGTCTTCCACCGCCTCTTCCCGGAGAAGAAATGGATCCGCCTGATCAACTTCCCGGTCATCTTCGGCGCCACCGGAATGATGCCGCCGGCGAAGGCCATCAACTACAACAGCTGGTTCGTCGTCGGATTCACCTTCAACTACTGGGTGTTCAAGAGGCACAAGCAGTGGTGGGGCCGCTACGCCTACGTGCTTTCGGCGGCCCTCGACGCCGGCACGAGCTTCATGGCCGTCGTCGCCTTCTTCGCCCTCGGAAACTATGACATCTATGCCGTCAACTGGTGGGGCGGAGTCTTGGACGACTACTGTCCCCTCGCTAACTGCCCCACCGAGGCCGGCGCCTACATCCCCGACGGTTGCCCTCAAATCCAGTGA